From Segatella copri, the proteins below share one genomic window:
- a CDS encoding nucleotidyltransferase domain-containing protein: MTTITREHLEDEVLKSIQKKAESIMPKDAKVILFGSRARRDAKADSDWDILVLLNKDKIEEQDHDNYTYPLWELGWQINQMIHPIVYSMKDWNSKKGSPFYNNVEEEGVMLC; the protein is encoded by the coding sequence ATGACGACAATAACAAGGGAACATCTTGAAGATGAGGTACTCAAGTCGATTCAGAAGAAAGCGGAGTCGATTATGCCGAAAGATGCCAAGGTTATCCTTTTCGGGTCAAGGGCTAGAAGGGATGCTAAAGCAGATTCCGACTGGGACATCCTTGTGCTTCTGAATAAGGATAAGATAGAAGAGCAGGATCATGATAATTACACCTATCCTCTTTGGGAATTGGGATGGCAAATCAATCAGATGATTCACCCGATAGTGTATTCGATGAAGGATTGGAACAGCAAAAAGGGTAGTCCCTTTTATAATAATGTAGAAGAGGAAGGGGTGATGCTATGCTAG